In one window of Halomarina pelagica DNA:
- a CDS encoding winged helix-turn-helix transcriptional regulator, which produces MVQNYFESGNAYTVKSEVLNELRWMKAMAKIPDTSTDASKSKNTEIDCYCPLGGVMDLLSRRYAMQVICIVGAIGPARYGDIENAFGDVSSSTLSTRLDDFVKAGYLSREQYAEIPPRVEYELTDKGDELREKLGPLLEWVDEQEPRGERSG; this is translated from the coding sequence ATGGTACAGAATTACTTCGAATCCGGAAACGCTTATACTGTCAAGTCCGAAGTATTGAACGAACTGCGGTGGATGAAAGCTATGGCGAAGATACCCGACACATCAACCGACGCCTCCAAATCGAAGAACACCGAGATAGACTGTTACTGCCCGCTGGGTGGGGTGATGGACCTGCTGAGTCGCCGCTACGCCATGCAGGTGATCTGCATCGTCGGCGCAATCGGTCCCGCCAGGTACGGCGACATAGAAAACGCCTTCGGCGACGTGAGCAGTTCGACACTCTCGACCCGCCTCGACGACTTCGTTAAGGCAGGGTACCTCTCCCGAGAACAGTACGCGGAGATCCCACCCCGCGTCGAGTACGAACTCACCGATAAGGGCGACGAACTCAGAGAGAAACTCGGCCCGCTCCTCGAATGGGTGGACGAACAGGAGCCCCGAGGAGAACGTTCAGGATGA